DNA from Leptospira mayottensis 200901116:
TTCCACCAAACGATTTCGAAACAACCATTTCCGACTCAATAATTTAGTTTACTCTTCTTTACCCGCAAACTATTTTTGATCTCCCATGTTCAATTTGAGGAAACTCATAGGTTTCGATCCGTTCGATTTTTTTGCAGGACATTCAAGCGAAAACCAAAAGAGCAATTATAAAATCACTCTTAAACTCCATTCTCTGAATAAAATTTTGAAGAAAAAAATTTTGCAATCGGATGATCCTCTCGAATCTCTTGAGTTCGATTCTGGAAATGGGGTTCTCATTTTAACCGGGCACTTTTCGATCAAAGGTTTGTTCTGGTCCCGGTTCTTAAAAACGGATTCGGTCGATTACAACGTTAGCTTGGCTCCCGTTCGAGTGGTGCAAAATCAGGTTCGTCTTCAAATTCATTCCTTTCGATTGTTCAGTCATACTTCCAGAAAACTCGATCCGATCCGAATTTTTTCGAAAATATTTCAGTTTCATCGGCGTTTTATTTTGGAAACGATTGTTGAAGAAATTCCAGAAATTCTTCGTCTAACAGGAATCCGAAACGTAATCACGGTGAATATGGATTATTTTCTTTCTGAAATTCCAGACCTCGCCGGGAAGATTACGATTCAAAAGGTGATCCCTGAAAAAGGAAACGTGTTTTTGTTCGTAAAATCCGGAACGATTCTCAAACCGCTTCTTGATTTTTTCGGTCCGGAATACATTCGAATCGAACCGATTTCCGAAAATCATGACACCCTTCTCCTTCTGTGGAGAGACTAATCTTTAGAAAGGTTGGACATTCCATAACCTGTTTCTAAGTTTGAGTGTATAGCGCTTTTGTGTATTAAAACTGTAGCATAAAAGAGACGGCGATATTCTGGATCGATTGAAATGAAGATTATCTATCTGACTGATATCCATGACGGTCTTAGAGGTTTGAAGGAAATTCTTCAGCAAACAACGGCCGATCTATATCTCTTTTCTGGGGACATCATTTACAAAGCGTTCTTTAGCACCGACCGGATCATTGAATTCTGTACCATCCAAGAGGAAATGTATCGAATTTCCAAAGATCAAAAAGAAGAGATCAACGCGTATGATTATGCTACAAGGGCGATTCGTTTTCCCGAAAAATACAGCCCTGATATAGTAGAAAAATCTAAAGAATATAGAACCCTCTTTCATCAAGCGGCAAAGACAATGAAGGAAAAATACGAACTTATCGAAATTCTCATTCAAAAATATTCCCGCGCTCCTGTTAGAGTTCTTCCGGGCAACTACGATATAGATCTTCAGTACAGTGCCTTGTATGAGAGAGACGTTCACAGAAAAACTTTCGAACAAGACGGTTATAAGTTTGCAGGTTACGGAGGCGCTCCGATCCTTACTTCCGGAATTCCGGAAAAGTTAGCCGTTAAGTTTCACGAATACAATCGTAACGGAAAGAGCTACAGCGAACCGGAGGATTTTTTCAAAGAAGAACAACCGGATATAGTCGTCATTCATAACCCGGCTTACGGATTTTTGGATAAAATTCCGAATTACGGAAACGTAGGTTCCCAAGGAATCCGAAGATATTTAGACGAGTACAACCCCGTGCTTGTAGTTTCGGGACACGTTCATGAGGATCAAGGTATCATCAAAAAGGGAAAAACCATTTTTTTAAATCCTTCCAACTTTGGTGCGGTCGATTCGGTTTTCGGATTTCAACCAGGTGGGTTCTTCTCCGAAATATTTTTAGAAAACGGGCTTGTGGAAACCGTAAAATTGAATAGACTGGTGGATCACAGAATTCGCCTCTTAATGGATGTTGATTGTAAGAGGAACGTTCCTTCGGTTACGTTTTTGAGCCAAAATTCGGAGGTGTCGGCGGAAGATTTTGTGAGAGTCTGACAATGACGATCTCAGGTTTTAAAAACAATCCCACCATCCAAAAGTTTACCGGTTTAAAAAGATATTTCCGGTCCCACGAAACCACTATATCTCGGGAAAGAATTGAAGACTTTAAAAAATTCTCCAAATTGATCAATTTCGGAGGAGACGTAGTCGCGTTCGACATTTTAGGATCTCTTAATTTCGGTCAAGCGACCGCCGAATCCGATACAGATATTGTGATGTACACCCAGTGCGAGAATTCGAAAATGGGTGAGTGCGGTATGGAGGATTGTTATAAGATCTCCTTATTCAAACATCTATTTATGAACCTGGTGACCTACGAACACAATACGGTCGCGTATAAACTCGAAATCGTAGACTGTATCAATCTCAATCAACTTGAAGAGGACATTCTCAACGGGCAATCCGATTCGGAACTCGTAATTCGATTCTGCTTTTATCGTTCGATTTGTAGAGGAGTCAATCGTAGACTTTTGCGAAAGTACGAACTTCAGATCGCCTCTAATATCCCTTTGAGTCGATCCTTGGAAGAATCCATCGAAAATTGTTTCGACGGAATTGTTCAAACCTCCCAACATACGTATTCGTTTCACAAGTATTCTCATCGATTGCAGGATAAAGGTATCGGTCTCCCGCCCACGATGGCCGCAAAAATCAAGGACTATCTAAAACAATGACTGGATTTTTAACTGTCGTATTATGTTTGGGAGTGGCTGCTGTTTTTTTTCATCTTCTTTATTCTGTGGATACGAGAAGAATCGACAACGCCGAAAAGAAAAGAGACGCACAAAACGGAGTTTCGAAGGAATACGGAGATCCTAAAAAAGTCTACGGTAAAAATTGGGATCCCAATCTTCCTAAACCCAGAATTTGTCCCGTCTGCGGAAAATACTTGCAAAAAATGGAATATTTATACGCCGTAATTGCGGAGCCACCTTCTCCGGGCATCAAACGACACGCTAGAATTTACGGATGTAGATATTGCTACCTCGGTTTAAATGAGGAAACATCAACCCAAAACATAAATTCGCAAAATCAAAATCTGGAATGGGCTCCGACTGAAATCAAGGATGAAGAACTCGGTCTCTAAAACGGAAAACACAAGCGTAAAAAACGAACTTCTTTTACCTGTGACGGTTATCAAAGGGGTTGGGTCTTCCAAGGCTGTAGCGCTTGCGTCCATAGGAATTCATACTCTTCAGGATCTTTTGAATTTTTTTCCGAGAAGATATTTAGATCGTAATCTTACAGACAATGTTCTTTTGAAAACGGGAGAAACCGTGACCTTGATCGTGGAGGTCATAGACGCTTATCTGGCCCATGGAAAAAAGTCGAGGTTTGTAGTCGGAACTAAAACGAAGAACAACGAAAGGATTTCGATCGTGTTCTTTCGGGGAGTAAGTTTTTTTCAGAAAATTTTCCAACCCGGAGCAACGTTAGTTGTCACAGGAAAGCTTGAATATTTTCGAGGGTTTCAACTTATTCATCCCGATTATGAAATTTTGGCGAGCGCGGTCAAACCGACTTATGCGATAAATTCCGCAAACCTCAATAAGAAAAGTCAACAACAAGAACCGGAAGAAGAATTGGCGGAGCTTCCGGAGATGATCCACGCGGGAAGAATCATTCCTTTGTATTCTTCGGGAGAAGTTCTAAAATCGCAAGGATTGGATTCTAGAGGGTTTCGAAAAATTCTTTACTTGGCTTTAGAAAGATTGAAAGGCAGAATTTCCGAAATCCTTCCGAATGAAATCGTAAAACGAAGAAATTTGATTTCAAGAGAGGAATCTTACCGCGAGATTCACTTTCCCACGGACGAAATTTCCTTGGATGCCGCGAAGTACAGACTCAAATACGAGGAGTTATTCTATTTCAATCTTTTGATCGAACACAAAAAGAAAGAAAGAGAAAAGATCAAACGTGTCCTCTGGCCTTTGCCGGAATCGGAAACGGCTGACTTGGTTCGAAAAAGTCTTCCTTTCCAGCTTACGGAAGACCAAAATTCCGCACTTCGAAAAATAGAAGAGTTGACTAAAAGGGATCAGCCTATTGCGGTTCTTTTGCAAGGTGACGTAGGTTCTGGAAAGACGTTAGTCGCTCTTTTGACGGCGTTACGTTATATGGATAATCAGGTCCAAGTTTGTATGGTGGCGCCCACCGAAATTCTTGCTAGACAACATTATCAAACCGTTCTTTCCTTTTTGGGAAATATGCCCTTTTTAGGAATCGAACTTCTTGTTGGTAAAGAGCCCAAGAAAAATCGATACGAAAAACTCTATAGAATCAAAAAGGGGGACACGTTATTTGTAATTGGTACTCACAGTGTTTTTCAAGAAGACGTCCACTTCTGCGAACTGGGCCTGGTGATCGTAGATGAACAGCATAAATTCGGAGTGGATCAAAGGGAAACTCTTCGTTCCAAGGGTAAAAATCCGGACATTCTCGCGATGACTGCAACTCCGATTCCGAGAACTCTTTGTCTTACCCTGTACGGAGACTTGGATTTGCTGACGATTAAATCTAAACCCAAAGGTAGGATGCCGATTCAGACGAAATGGCTTCAGGAAGATCGAAGAGAGGGAGTTTATAAATCCATTCGCAAGTATGTTTCTTCGGGAAGACAGTGCTACATCGTTTATCCTTTGGTGGAAGAATCGGAAAAAGTGGATCTCAAATCTTGCATCGAAGCTTACGAACATTTGAAACACGAGATTTTTTCTGACTTCGAAGTAGGACTCGTTCATGGAAAAATGGAAGTCGAGGAAAAAGATCGAGTGATGCGGGAATTTTCCAAGAACAGAATTCAAATTCTCGTGTCTACAACTGTGATCGAAGTCGGGATCGACGTTCCCAATGCTACAGTGATGGTGATAGAACACGCAGATCGTTTTGGAATCTCTCAATTGCATCAGTTGAGGGGGCGAGTCGGACGCGGAGATCAGGAAAGTTTTTGTATTCTTATGACGGACTCTAAGGTCACCGAAGATGCAAAGGTAAGGCTGGATGCTATGGTAAATTTCTCCGACGGGTTTGCGTTATCCGAAATTGATCTTCAACTTCGGGGACCGGGAGAATTGATGGGAGTTCGTCAAAGCGGTCTTCCCGATTTTAGAATCGCAGATTTAAGAAAAGATTCCAAACTGATCGAATTGACCCGAGAAGATGCTACCTTGTTCGGAAATCCGGGGGATTTGGAAAAAGAGGAAATTCGAGGAAGATTCAGCGAAGGAAGACTTTTATTTTCGAATTAGTTGTTCTAAACGAATATACTTAAACCTCCAATGCCGTCAAATAAGGTTTGGCGCCTCTATCTTTCGAATCCTCTTGCGGCAAGATACTCGGATCAATCATACCAAATAAGATATTCTCTCGGCTCTAGATTACAGGCAAAACCTCCGATATTTACTGTGACAAGATTGGTGATCAAAGCGGAATTGGCGCAATTATCCACGTCGGCTTTTTTGTAGTAACGATTTTCGTTTATCTTTGCGAGTTGAGGTGAAACTATCGCGATGATCGCCGTATCGTCGGGAGACGAGACTGCTCCGATCAGAGCGCTGGTAAGAATTTGGTTTTTAGCGTCCTTTCCTGAAACAGTGTCCGGAGTGGAAAGCCCTACCTTATCGAAAAAGTAACAATTTGTAATCGAAAAAAAAGGAATCAGGAAAGTGATGAAATATCGTTTCATTGGAAAATATCCCCCTCAAATTTTTCACTAAGAGTTTGTCTCAAAACCGTCCAATGTGGGAACTCCCGCCTTTTGGGACAACTCTTAAGTCCGCACCCGACCGAAAGCACAGTTCTTTGGTTCTAAAGTAATATTTCTCAAGAGCGAATTCACCAAATATACCACATTCTGGAATATTTCAATCTTTATTATGGAACTGTCCTAATATGTGTGGGAACTTCTACGAAAACTTAACAACGAAAAAGAATATTTAAAAACACCTAAACTGTTCAAAGGGACATGATTTGCCGAAACTCCCGTATTTTGTTATGAACTTTCTGAAAATTATAGCCGATTTCCTTTAAGGTTTTGGAACGAACTCATGGTCGGTTAAAAAGAGTCGTATCCAATTGATATTGAGATTTTACGAACGGTTTCCAGTAAAAACCCATTGCAAGAGACTTTGAGTTTTACATTTTGACGAGTAAGTATGAAAAGTTTACTTTCCACCATTTTGATCTTTTTTGTTCAAAGTGCGATTTTTTCTCAAACGGGAAACGTTTCCAACGAAGCCTATGTACTTGGAGACTTCAAACAGGAAGCGATGTTAACCGCGTATGCTAATCCGGGAGAAAGTAGGATCCATTATCTTAGGAAAGAAGTTTTAGAAAAATTCTTGGAACTAATCCAAGCTTATCAAAGAGAAAATCCGGAAGAAAAACAAAAACCGTTTCTTGTATCTGCTTTTCGTTCCTTTAAGGATCAGAAGAGAATCTGGGAGGAAAAATACTCCGGAAAAAGGAAAATGAGAGAAACCGTAAAAGGAAAAACTTCCCAGGAAATCGTTGCTTTGAT
Protein-coding regions in this window:
- a CDS encoding metallophosphoesterase family protein; amino-acid sequence: MKIIYLTDIHDGLRGLKEILQQTTADLYLFSGDIIYKAFFSTDRIIEFCTIQEEMYRISKDQKEEINAYDYATRAIRFPEKYSPDIVEKSKEYRTLFHQAAKTMKEKYELIEILIQKYSRAPVRVLPGNYDIDLQYSALYERDVHRKTFEQDGYKFAGYGGAPILTSGIPEKLAVKFHEYNRNGKSYSEPEDFFKEEQPDIVVIHNPAYGFLDKIPNYGNVGSQGIRRYLDEYNPVLVVSGHVHEDQGIIKKGKTIFLNPSNFGAVDSVFGFQPGGFFSEIFLENGLVETVKLNRLVDHRIRLLMDVDCKRNVPSVTFLSQNSEVSAEDFVRV
- the recG gene encoding ATP-dependent DNA helicase RecG — its product is MKNSVSKTENTSVKNELLLPVTVIKGVGSSKAVALASIGIHTLQDLLNFFPRRYLDRNLTDNVLLKTGETVTLIVEVIDAYLAHGKKSRFVVGTKTKNNERISIVFFRGVSFFQKIFQPGATLVVTGKLEYFRGFQLIHPDYEILASAVKPTYAINSANLNKKSQQQEPEEELAELPEMIHAGRIIPLYSSGEVLKSQGLDSRGFRKILYLALERLKGRISEILPNEIVKRRNLISREESYREIHFPTDEISLDAAKYRLKYEELFYFNLLIEHKKKEREKIKRVLWPLPESETADLVRKSLPFQLTEDQNSALRKIEELTKRDQPIAVLLQGDVGSGKTLVALLTALRYMDNQVQVCMVAPTEILARQHYQTVLSFLGNMPFLGIELLVGKEPKKNRYEKLYRIKKGDTLFVIGTHSVFQEDVHFCELGLVIVDEQHKFGVDQRETLRSKGKNPDILAMTATPIPRTLCLTLYGDLDLLTIKSKPKGRMPIQTKWLQEDRREGVYKSIRKYVSSGRQCYIVYPLVEESEKVDLKSCIEAYEHLKHEIFSDFEVGLVHGKMEVEEKDRVMREFSKNRIQILVSTTVIEVGIDVPNATVMVIEHADRFGISQLHQLRGRVGRGDQESFCILMTDSKVTEDAKVRLDAMVNFSDGFALSEIDLQLRGPGELMGVRQSGLPDFRIADLRKDSKLIELTREDATLFGNPGDLEKEEIRGRFSEGRLLFSN
- a CDS encoding TIGR04452 family lipoprotein; its protein translation is MKRYFITFLIPFFSITNCYFFDKVGLSTPDTVSGKDAKNQILTSALIGAVSSPDDTAIIAIVSPQLAKINENRYYKKADVDNCANSALITNLVTVNIGGFACNLEPREYLIWYD